The Euphorbia lathyris chromosome 3, ddEupLath1.1, whole genome shotgun sequence genome contains a region encoding:
- the LOC136221671 gene encoding large ribosomal subunit protein eL30, producing the protein MVAAKKTKKTHESINSRLALVMKSGKFTLGYKTVLESLRSNKGKLIIIANNCPPLRKSEIEYYAMLAKVGVHHYNGNNVDLGTACGKYFRVCCLSIIDAGDSDIIKSIPGDH; encoded by the exons ATGGTGGCCGCCAAGAAGACG AAGAAGACTCATGAAAGCATCAACAGCAGGTTGGCTCTGGTTATGAAGAGTGGAAAGTTCACCTTGGGTTATAAGACTGTCCTGGAATCCCTTAGAAGCAATAAAG GGAAGCTGATTATTATTGCCAATAACTGTCCTCCACTTAGGAAGTCTGAGATCGAGTACTATGCTATGTTGGCAAAAGTTGGAGTGCACCACTACAACGGCA ACAATGTAGACTTGGGCACTGCTTGTGGGAAATATTTCAGAGTGTGTTGCCTCAGCATTATTGATGCAG GTGATTCTGATATCATCAAGAGCATACCAGGTGACCATTGA
- the LOC136224587 gene encoding uncharacterized protein isoform X1, with product MLYHSKTGFYGSYCEWDLVLGSANFYRSNRVSMIMPATIGVQYLLLASYSPLLGASRIGFLPLLTQKRKLGIGSAKKMAWSLEKCDHDVDNKLKKMVRPATELYAEEAVQALKAGKVVAVPTDTLYGFACDACSSEAINLIYEIKGRKHTSPLAICVGDVSAIKHFATTDHLPHGLLDSLLPGPVTVVLSRGESSALDKSLNPGLDSVGVRVPDCDFIRVIARGLGRAIALTSANLSGKPSSVSIKDFENLWQHCAHVYDGGVLPSGRAGSTVVDLSNPGKYKILRPGSAKDETVAILEKHSLVEESRDEAL from the exons ATGCTCTATCATAGTAAAACTGGATTCTATGGTTCGTACTGTGAATGGGATTTAGTGCTAGGGTCAGCAAATTTCTACAGAAGCAACAGAGTTAGCATGATTATGCCTGCAACAATTGGAGTTCAATATCTACTTCTCGCTTCTTACTCCCCGCTCCTAG GGGCTTCCAGGATTGGGTTTCTGCCACTTCTGACCCAGAAAAGGAAATTGGGAATTGGGTCTGCAAAGAAAATGGCTTGGAGTTTGGAGAAATGTGACCATGACGTTGACAACAAGCTGAAGAAGATGGTTCGCCCCGCCACTGAACTCTATGCCGAGGAAGCAGTTCAAGCCCTCAAAGCTGGGAAGGTCGTTGCCGTGCCCACAGATACACTTTATGGATTTGCCTGCGATGCTTG CTCATCGGAAGCAATTAACCTTATATACGAGATCAAGGGACGCAAGCATACAAGCCCTCTTGCAATTTGTGTCGGGGATGTATCAGCCATAAAGCATTTTGCAACCACTGACCACCTCCCTCATGGCTTACTTGATTCTCTACTTCCTGGCCCAGTTACTGTTGTATTAAGTAGAG GGGAATCTAGTGCACTCGATAAGTCCTTAAATCCAGGATTAGACAGTGTGGGGGTCCGTGTTCCCGATTGTGACTTCATCAGGGTAATTGCTCGAGGTTTAGGGAGAGCAATAGCCCTGACTAGTGCGAATCTTAGTGGAAAGCCAAGTAGTGTTTCTATCAAAGATTTTGAGAACCTGTGGCAACATTGTGCACATGTCTATGATGGCGGTGTGCTTCCATCTGGTCGTGCTGGATCTACAGTTGTGGACCTGAGTAATCCAGGAAAGTACAAGATTCTTCGACCTGGAAG TGCAAAGGATGAGACTGTGGCTATACTTGAAAAGCATTCTCTAGTTGaggaatcaagagatgaagcgTTGTAG
- the LOC136224587 gene encoding uncharacterized protein isoform X2 encodes MAWSLEKCDHDVDNKLKKMVRPATELYAEEAVQALKAGKVVAVPTDTLYGFACDACSSEAINLIYEIKGRKHTSPLAICVGDVSAIKHFATTDHLPHGLLDSLLPGPVTVVLSRGESSALDKSLNPGLDSVGVRVPDCDFIRVIARGLGRAIALTSANLSGKPSSVSIKDFENLWQHCAHVYDGGVLPSGRAGSTVVDLSNPGKYKILRPGSAKDETVAILEKHSLVEESRDEAL; translated from the exons ATGGCTTGGAGTTTGGAGAAATGTGACCATGACGTTGACAACAAGCTGAAGAAGATGGTTCGCCCCGCCACTGAACTCTATGCCGAGGAAGCAGTTCAAGCCCTCAAAGCTGGGAAGGTCGTTGCCGTGCCCACAGATACACTTTATGGATTTGCCTGCGATGCTTG CTCATCGGAAGCAATTAACCTTATATACGAGATCAAGGGACGCAAGCATACAAGCCCTCTTGCAATTTGTGTCGGGGATGTATCAGCCATAAAGCATTTTGCAACCACTGACCACCTCCCTCATGGCTTACTTGATTCTCTACTTCCTGGCCCAGTTACTGTTGTATTAAGTAGAG GGGAATCTAGTGCACTCGATAAGTCCTTAAATCCAGGATTAGACAGTGTGGGGGTCCGTGTTCCCGATTGTGACTTCATCAGGGTAATTGCTCGAGGTTTAGGGAGAGCAATAGCCCTGACTAGTGCGAATCTTAGTGGAAAGCCAAGTAGTGTTTCTATCAAAGATTTTGAGAACCTGTGGCAACATTGTGCACATGTCTATGATGGCGGTGTGCTTCCATCTGGTCGTGCTGGATCTACAGTTGTGGACCTGAGTAATCCAGGAAAGTACAAGATTCTTCGACCTGGAAG TGCAAAGGATGAGACTGTGGCTATACTTGAAAAGCATTCTCTAGTTGaggaatcaagagatgaagcgTTGTAG